The genomic interval GGGACTTATTCCGTTTCCTTTTGGCCTGTCTGCATCCCGTCCTATGAAATAGCTTTCTTTTTCTTTTTTCTATTTTTCTTTTTCTTTGAAAAAATATTTTTATCCTTACTAATTTCCAGCCTATAATGAGGCTATAAATTATCTTAAATTTATTTTATCAAATTCTTCGATGGTTTTGTAGCCTAAAAATGAATGTCTTCTCTTTTTGTTATACCAATTTTCAATGTATTCCTGTACCTCAGCTCTCATCTGTTTTCTCGGAAGAAGTTTGTTGCGATTAATCAATTCCCTTTTAAAAGACCCGAAAAAGCTTTCTGACACAGAATTATCATTATGATTTTGTTTACGGCTCATACTGCGTGTTACACACTTATAAGATTCTAATTTGCTGGTGAAAATTTTGTTGGCGTATTGAACACCTCTATCAGAATGGAAGATTAAATTTTTAGTAATTTTTCTGTTTGCAGCTGCCATATTCCATGCAGGTAAAATTGTTGCTTTAGTGCTCATTTTGGTGCTTAGACTCCATCCTATGATTTTCCTGTCAAATAAATCCATAACAATAGTAAGATATAAAAAGCCTTTGGTTGTCTGTATATATGTAATGTCTGAAACCCAAGCCACAGCAGGCTCACTAACCCGGAATTCTCGATTTAAAACATTTGGGACTACATAGTTATTATGATATGAGTCAGTTGTCACTTTATAATTTCTTTTAGCTATACTGCGCAAACCCAGCATTCTCATATAAAATTTTACTGAAGAGCTTTTTATTTTAAATCCTCTGCTTTGAAGTTCCCTTGTAATTTTAGTGCCTCCATAGCTTTTTTCAAATTCATAAAATATGGATGCAATTTCTTGTTTTAATAAAATTACTCTAGCCTCTGTATCTGTAATCTCCTGCTTTTTTCTTCTATAATATG from Flavobacterium sp. carries:
- a CDS encoding IS3 family transposase; translated protein: MKLQAMRHYERTFKENAVKLSYERGKGQIAGFAREMGIVPDYLYKWRQDFEKYGTGSFCGCGHPRMTPEQAVITSLEKKIKDSKITLEILKKGTRYVSQGKIMTKQFIENNKSQYSIRKICAVLEVSETTYYRRKKQEITDTEARVILLKQEIASIFYEFEKSYGGTKITRELQSRGFKIKSSSVKFYMRMLGLRSIAKRNYKVTTDSYHNNYVVPNVLNREFRVSEPAVAWVSDITYIQTTKGFLYLTIVMDLFDRKIIGWSLSTKMSTKATILPAWNMAAANRKITKNLIFHSDRGVQYANKIFTSKLESYKCVTRSMSRKQNHNDNSVSESFFGSFKRELINRNKLLPRKQMRAEVQEYIENWYNKKRRHSFLGYKTIEEFDKINLR